From a single Apium graveolens cultivar Ventura chromosome 2, ASM990537v1, whole genome shotgun sequence genomic region:
- the LOC141707810 gene encoding respiratory burst oxidase homolog protein B-like: MTYCTREEGSFEWFKNVMNEVAEKDTEHVIELHNYCTSVYEEGDARSALIAMLQSFQHAKNGVDIVSGTRVRTHFARPNWRNEFKHVAVKHPDKPVGVFYCGAAALIPELRHFSHEFSRKTTTKFDFHKDNF; this comes from the exons ATGACATACTGCACTCGTGAAGAAGGCTCATTTGAATGGTTCAAAAATGTAATGAATGAGGTTGCGGAAAAGGATACAGAGCATGTAATTGAGCTGCACAATTACTGCACAAGTGTGTATGAAGAAGGCGATGCACGGTCAGCTTTGATTGCCATGCTTCAGTCTTTCCAGCATGCTAAAAATGGTGTAGACATTGTATCGGGGACGCGCGTTAGGACGCATTTTGCTAGGCCTAATTGGCGTAACGAATTCAAGCATGTTGCAGTCAAACATCCTGATAAACCAGTTG GAGTGTTCTACTGCGGTGCTGCGGCTTTAATTCCTGAACTGAGGCACTTTTCCCATGAATTCTCTCGGAAAACAACCACAAAGTTTGATTTTCACAAGGACAACTTCTGA